A window of the Cygnus atratus isolate AKBS03 ecotype Queensland, Australia chromosome 4, CAtr_DNAZoo_HiC_assembly, whole genome shotgun sequence genome harbors these coding sequences:
- the VPS37A gene encoding vacuolar protein sorting-associated protein 37A, whose amino-acid sequence MNWLFPLAKGGGGASGGPAALPARTGLQQQKQRQIEALRAAHAAIAEIQKDVEYRLPFTVNNLTININILLPPQFPQEKPVISVFPPVRHHLMDKQGVYVTGPLINNFTMHSDLGKIVQSVLDEFWKSPPVLAPSPSSFPYLYSKPAGMPPYAAPQGFPFLPPYPPQETNRTMAAVPISESVSSSYATDKPAAPSYGLITDLPLPVPTAEAVLQVGQNGFTYKMPDIPDTFPELSELSISQLTNMNEQEEVLLEQFVSLPQLKQVITDRDELVKSIEELAKKNLLLEPSLEAKRQIVLDKYEQLTQMKAAFEKKMQRQHELSESCSPSALQARLKVAAHEAEEESDTIAEDFLEGKTEIDDFLSSFMEKRTLCHCRRAKEEKLQQAIAMHSQFHAPL is encoded by the exons ATGAACTGGCTGTTCCCCCTCGCCaagggcggcggcggcgcctccgggggccccgcggcgctgcccgcccgcaccggcctccagcagcagaagcagcggCAGATCGAGGCCCTGCGCGCTGCGCACGCCGC CAttgcagaaattcagaaagatgtGGAATATCGACTGCCCTTCACTGTAAACAACTTGACAATTAATATTAACAT CTTGCTTCCACCTCAGTTTCCTCAGGAAAAACCCGTCATCAGTGTTTTCCCACCTGTGAGACATCATTTAATGGACAAGCAGGGAGTTTATGTGACTGGTCCGTTAATAAATAAC TTTACAATGCACTCAGATCTTGGAAAAATTGTTCAAAGTGTACTGGATGAGTTCTGGAAGAGTCCTCCGGTTCTGGCTCCTAGCCCATCATCATTTCCTTA cCTTTACAGCAAACCAGCTGGAATGCCTCCATATGCTGCTCCTCAGGggtttccatttcttcctccaTACCCGCctcaagaaacaaacagaacaatGGCAGCTGTGCCTATTTCTGAATCAGTTTCTTCAAGCTACGCAACAGATAAGCCTGCTGCTCCCTCTTACGGCTTGATTACTGACCTGCCATTACCTGTTCCAACAGCAGAAGCGGTGCTTCAG GTTGGCCAAAATGGATTTACTTACAAGATGCCTGATATTCCTGATACATTTCCAGAACTTTCAGAACTAAG TATATCACAGCTGACCAATATGAATGAGCAAGAGGAAGTGTTACTGGAACAGTTTGTGAGTCTGCCACAACTGAAGCAAGTCATTACTGATAGAGATGAGCTAGTGAAAAGCATTGAAGAGCTGGCAA aaaaaaacttgTTGCTGGAGCCTAGTCTAGAAGCAAAAAGACAGATAGTGCTGGATAAA tatGAGCAACTCACGCAGATGAAAGcagcctttgaaaaaaagatgcaaagacAGCATGAACTTAGTGAG agttGCAGTCCAAGTGCTCTGCAAGCCAGACTTAAAGTAGCTGCTCATGAAGCTGAAGAGGAATCTGACACTATTGCAGAGGACTTCTTGgaaggcaaaacagaaatagatgACTTTCTTAGTAGTTTCATGGAAAAGAGAACG CTCTGCCACTGTAGACgagccaaagaagaaaaacttcaacAGGCAATAGCAATGCACAGCCAATTTCACGCTCCGCTATAG